A segment of the uncultured Desulfobulbus sp. genome:
CTGATGAGGATCAATGCCTGCGGGCAATCCATGATACCTTTTCCCGTATGGAAACGCTGGAAGGGGTTTTTAGCCGATATTTGCCCGAGAGCGCAGTCAGTTTACTCAATGCGCAGGGACATCTTGAGGTTGCTCCAGAGGATTTAATGCAGGTCCTGAACCTGGCTGAAACAATTAGCCAGGCGACAGAGGGAGCCTTTGATGTCTCGGTGCTTCCGCTGCTTCGACTCTACGATCAGGGCCAGCTGCCTTCTGCTGGCAAAATTGCAGAAGTCCTGCCGCTTGTCGATTACCAAAGGATCAAACGAGAGGGGCAGGGGGTGTATTTCTCCCGCAAGGGCATGGGCGTGACCTTTGATGGTATTGCCAAAGGCTATATCGTGGATCAAGGGGTGGATGCGTTACAAAAGGCTGGTTTTGCAAACGTCTATGTGGAGGCGGGCGGTGATTTGATGGTTAGCGGGACGAAACCCGCGCATCTCCCCTGGCGCATTGGTGTCCAGAACCCAAGAGCGGAGTCCACCCAGGCAATGACAGTTCTTGAGTTGGGCAAGCCTTTGGCAGTCGCCACCTCAGGAGACTATATGCAGCCTTTCTCAAAGGATCTGCGGAATCACCACATTCTTGACCCGAGAAAGGGGCTCTCGCCGCCGGAGTTGGCCAGTGCCACGGTGACTGCTCCCTCTGTCGCCCTGGCTGATGGACTGGCAACAGCCGCGATGGTCCTTGGGCATGCTCAGGCAATCGCTCTTTTGCAGCAGTTTGATGATTGTGAGGGGCTCTTTATCGACAAGCAACTCAACACCTTTAAAACTTCCGGATTTCAGGGCTGATATGGATACTATTACCATTCGTCGCGGTCTCGATATTCCAATAACAGGTGGGCCGGAGCAGCGCATAGGAACGGGGCCACCGGTGGGGGAAGTCGCCTTGGTCGGTGACGACTATCCCGGCATGAAACCGACTATGCTGGTCAAAGAGGGAGAACGGGTGCGTTTGGGACAGCCCCTGTTTTCCGATAAAAAAAATGAAGCAGTTCTCTTTACAGCCCCTGCTGCCGGCACTGTTCGGGCGATTCATCGTGGTGCCAAACGACGTTTTGAATCGGTGGTTATCACTCTCGACGGTGATGAGGCGGTTGAGTTTGGCTCTTCCTTTTCCTCCCCTGCCTCGCAATCTCGCGAGGATCTGCGCTCTCTCCTCCTGCGTTCCGGCCTCTGGACCAGTTTTCGAACCCGACCTTTCGGTAAGATTCCAGCTGCGGATGCCACGCCTCATTCACTTTTTATCACCGCACTGGATACTGCTCCCCTGGCAGCCGATCCCTTGGTGCTTGTGCAGCAGGATCCGGCACTTCTCACCATCGGGCTGGAGTGTTTGCAGCGCCTCCTTGACGTCCCCATGCATCTCTGTGTTCGTCCACATGCTGAACTGGAGCCGTTGCTGATCCCTGGTGTGAGTGTGCATGGTTTTGCAGGGCCACATCCCGCCGGACTCCCTTCTACGCATATCCATTACCTTGACCCGGTTCATGCACAGAAACAGGTCTGGCACCTGGATGTTCAGGATCTGCTTGCCATAGGTCATCTCTGTAAAACCGGAACGTTAGCCACCCAAAAGGTTATTGCCCTAGCCGGGCCCGGGGTCAAGAAACCACGTTTGCTGACGACACGGCCCGGGGCCTCACTTGAACAGCTCACCCGAGATGAGCTGCATCCGCAGGGAAAATGGCGTCTTCTCTCCGGTTCTGTGCTGGATGGCCGCATTGCTGGAGGAACCGTCGATTATCTGGGACGCTATCACCGCCAGGTTGCGGTGCTGGAAGAGGGCGCTGGAAGGAGTCTCTTTGGCTGGCTAGCCCCGGGGCGTGATCGTTTTTCAACAACCGGTTTATTTGCCTCCAGGTGGTCCCCAGCGAAACGGTTCGAGATGATAACCGCCGCCTGGGGGGGGAGACGGGCAATTTATCCCCTGGGTGTCTATGAGAAGGTGCTCGACCTGGATATCATTGCCACTTCGCTGCTCAAAAGCCTTGCCGTTGGCGATCCGGAAAAAGCAGCAG
Coding sequences within it:
- a CDS encoding FAD:protein FMN transferase, whose amino-acid sequence is MSETGFNRQYIGRRKFLQILAVAGAAGALYGYGVLRAEKPAQVVRQSRSLMGTQINLIAYGPDEDQCLRAIHDTFSRMETLEGVFSRYLPESAVSLLNAQGHLEVAPEDLMQVLNLAETISQATEGAFDVSVLPLLRLYDQGQLPSAGKIAEVLPLVDYQRIKREGQGVYFSRKGMGVTFDGIAKGYIVDQGVDALQKAGFANVYVEAGGDLMVSGTKPAHLPWRIGVQNPRAESTQAMTVLELGKPLAVATSGDYMQPFSKDLRNHHILDPRKGLSPPELASATVTAPSVALADGLATAAMVLGHAQAIALLQQFDDCEGLFIDKQLNTFKTSGFQG
- a CDS encoding Na(+)-translocating NADH-quinone reductase subunit A, whose amino-acid sequence is MDTITIRRGLDIPITGGPEQRIGTGPPVGEVALVGDDYPGMKPTMLVKEGERVRLGQPLFSDKKNEAVLFTAPAAGTVRAIHRGAKRRFESVVITLDGDEAVEFGSSFSSPASQSREDLRSLLLRSGLWTSFRTRPFGKIPAADATPHSLFITALDTAPLAADPLVLVQQDPALLTIGLECLQRLLDVPMHLCVRPHAELEPLLIPGVSVHGFAGPHPAGLPSTHIHYLDPVHAQKQVWHLDVQDLLAIGHLCKTGTLATQKVIALAGPGVKKPRLLTTRPGASLEQLTRDELHPQGKWRLLSGSVLDGRIAGGTVDYLGRYHRQVAVLEEGAGRSLFGWLAPGRDRFSTTGLFASRWSPAKRFEMITAAWGGRRAIYPLGVYEKVLDLDIIATSLLKSLAVGDPEKAAALGCLELIEEDLALCSFVCPGKNEFGPMLRSVLTAIEAGE